Proteins co-encoded in one Arachis stenosperma cultivar V10309 chromosome 7, arast.V10309.gnm1.PFL2, whole genome shotgun sequence genomic window:
- the LOC130941059 gene encoding 11-oxo-beta-amyrin 30-oxidase-like — MIRISSPTAICFIIVVPLVLLWAWKLLNWLWLRPKRLEKLLRAQGLQGNKYRVLVGDSTEMINMIKKGAKSQQHNTLSNDKDVAPHVFSFIHHTVQKFGKNSFVWEGTTPKVIITNPDQIKEVFNKINYFEKPTLNPLVKLLSNGLANYDGEKWQKHRKIINPAFHFEKLKVMSSTIFESCDEMVKKWDAMLSSEGKCEIDVWPFLQNLTCDVISKTAFGSSYEEGKRIFDLLREQAGLIMKLRNVYIPGWWLIPTATHKRMKEIEKDKKASIKFIIDKREKAMKVGEVMNKDLLGILLESNHREIQEHGNNKGAGMTSQEVMDECNAFYLAGQETTSVLLVWTMVLLGRYPDWQARAREEVLQVFGDQTPDSEGLSRLKIMTMILYEVLRLYPPTVYFNRAVHKDVKLGNLFLPAGTQVSLPILLIHHDRDIWGDDATEFKPERFSEGVAKATKGQVSFFPFGWGPRVCIGQNFALLEAKMALSLLLQRFSFELSPSYAHAPTTVLSLNPKHGAHVILHKL, encoded by the exons ATGATAAGAATATCTTCCCCAACTGCAATATGTTTCATCATAGTGGTTCCATTGGTTCTTCTATGGGCATGGAAGCTTCTCAATTGGCTATGGCTGAGGCCAAAGAGATTGGAGAAGCTTCTAAGAGCTCAGGGACTTCAAGGCAACAAATACAGGGTTCTTGTCGGGGATTCAACGGAGATGATCAACATGATCAAGAAAGGTGCCAAATCTCAACAACACAACACTCTTTCCAATGATAAAGATGTAGCACCACATGTCTTCTCTTTTATCCATCACACTGTTCAAAAATTTG GTAAGAATTCTTTTGTCTGGGAAGGTACAACACCAAAGGTCATAATCACAAATCCTGATCAAATCAAAGAAGTCTTTAACAAGATCAATTATTTTGAGAAACCCACGTTGAACCCTCTTGTCAAGTTATTGAGCAACGGACTCGCAAACTATGACGGTGAGAAATGGCAAAAACATCGAAAGATTATCAACCCTGCTTtccattttgaaaaattaaag GTAATGTCATCAACCATATTCGAATCCTGTGATGAAATGGTTAAAAAATGGGATGCGATGCTGTCTTCCGAAGGAAAATGTGAAATCGACGTATGGCCATTTCTTCAAAATTTGACTTGCGATGTTATTTCCAAGACAGCATTTGGAAGCAGCTATGAAGAAGGAAAACGAATATTCGATCTTTTAAGAGAACAAGCTGGACTCATTATGAAATTACGAAATGTCTACATTCCCGGATGGTG GTTGATACCAACAGCTACGCACAAGAGGatgaaagaaattgaaaaagataaaaaagctTCGATCAAGTTTATCATCGACAAAAGAGAGAAAGCAATGAAGGTAGGGGAAGTCATGAACAAAGACTTATTAGGCATACTTTTGGAATCAAATCATAGAGAAATACAAGAACATGGAAACAACAAAGGTGCGGGAATGACAAGCCAAGAAGTAATGGATGAGTGCAATGCATTCTACCTTGCTGGCCAAGAAACCACCTCAGTTCTTCTAGTTTGGACAATGGTACTATTGGGTAGGTATCCTGATTGGCAAGCACGTGCTAGAGAGGAAGTTTTGCAAGTTTTTGGCGATCAAACTCCGGATAGTGAAGGGTTAAGTCGCCTTAAAATT ATGACAATGATTTTATACGAGGTTCTAAGGTTATACCCTCCAACTGTTTACTTCAATCGTGCTGTCCACAAAGATGTGAAACTTGGCAACCTTTTCCTTCCAGCAGGAACACAAGTTTCCTTACCAATACTCTTGATTCATCATGATCGCGATATTTGGGGCGATGATGCAACAGAGTTCAAACCGGAAAGATTCTCTGAGGGAGTTGCAAAGGCAACAAAAGGCCAAGTTTCATTCTTTCCATTTGGATGGGGACCTAGAGTATGCATTGGGCAAAATTTTGCTTTATTGGAAGCAAAGATGGCTTTGTCATTGCTCTTACAACGTTTCTCATTTGAGCTCTCCCCATCTTATGCACATGCTCCAACTACTGTACTCAGTCTCAATCCAAAGCATGGGGCTCATGTTATCTTACATAAATTGTAG